A stretch of the Vagococcus xieshaowenii genome encodes the following:
- the rpsD gene encoding 30S ribosomal protein S4 — protein sequence MSRYTGPSWKVSRRLGISLSGTGKELARRPYAPGQHGPNSRGKKSEYGMQLTEKQKLRHMYGMNERQFVNLFIQASKIKEGKHGVNFMILLEQRLDNVVYQLGLATTRRQARQLVNHGHILVDGKRVDIPSYHVEVGQVISVREKSMNLTIVKEAVEASVGRPAYVSFDAEKLEGSLTRLPEREELTQEVDESYIVEFYNKKL from the coding sequence ATGTCACGTTACACTGGACCATCATGGAAAGTATCTCGTCGTTTAGGGATCTCACTTTCTGGAACTGGTAAAGAATTAGCACGTCGTCCTTACGCACCAGGACAACACGGACCAAACAGCCGTGGAAAAAAATCTGAATACGGTATGCAATTGACTGAAAAACAAAAATTACGTCATATGTACGGTATGAACGAACGTCAATTCGTTAACTTATTTATTCAAGCTAGCAAGATTAAAGAAGGTAAACATGGTGTTAACTTCATGATCTTATTAGAACAACGTTTAGACAACGTAGTTTACCAATTAGGTTTAGCGACTACTCGTCGTCAAGCTCGTCAATTAGTAAACCACGGTCATATCTTAGTTGACGGTAAACGTGTTGATATTCCATCATACCACGTTGAAGTTGGACAAGTTATCTCAGTTCGTGAAAAATCAATGAACTTAACAATCGTTAAAGAAGCTGTTGAAGCTTCAGTTGGCCGTCCTGCTTACGTAAGCTTTGACGCTGAAAAATTAGAAGGTAGCTTAACTCGCTTACCTGAACGTGAAGAGTTAACTCAAGAAGTTGACGAATCATACATCGTAGAATTCTACAACAAAAAACTTTAA